The sequence below is a genomic window from Xiphophorus maculatus strain JP 163 A chromosome 18, X_maculatus-5.0-male, whole genome shotgun sequence.
AGTGACAACTGCCATCAGTCCGCCGCAAGACTGGAGGAAAATTCCAAGGACGTCAACGTCACCTGCAGCGAGACACGGAGCGAAATCAGATAGCGGCTAAAATTTGAAACTCCAAAATGTCAACTTCTCACCGGAAATTGAATAAACCACAGCTAAGATTTTACAGGCCGCACAGCTACATGCAGAAATACACCGCTGAGTCAGAAACAGCCCATCAGAGAATGCTGCAAGTCGATGACTTGACGCAATTCTCTGGATTTCctcagataaaatattttcaaaacaaataactaTAATTAACTGAACTTTACTGGATTGCTTCATAACTGGGACCAATTAGAATGTTTATGCAGTTGGACTGAATTGAcgggttttttttgcaaagtgccttgagatgatgTGTTGTGAACCGGCactatgtaaataaactgaattgatgGGAATCACTCACAGACATCCATTACTTTTGGAGAACACTGAGCGTTTCCAGCGTCATTCTTCGCCTGGCAGTAGTACTCGCCTGCGTCCTCTTTCCTCACACGTCGAAATTTCTGTGGAGATCATTTTGAAAACCTTCTCAGTATCTCATtcacaaagcaaaaagcaaTAATGCAAAGAAGGTAGTTATCTAAATATGATCTTCTGCCTCTAGCAGATTTTTTACATTCTGCCTCTAGCAGAAGATCATATTTAggaccaagaaatcatgatctgacataaatttgttatagaagtattactgattaaactttagctttaacaATATatagctacataatttttagtttaatcagtaatacttttatagcaaatttatgtcagatcatgatcaTGGTTAATGtgaagttgtcataacaaagacattttgaataatgtcaactttgtattaaaagtgtcatgatttaccgaatgacactttatgacaacagtcataaatattcacgaagacttactcatgttacTCACaggtgttatgacatgtttatgacggtgtcatgacagtcttattcacaacccgtcaaataaaatgttaccaaCTGGacttaataaatataaatacaggtAGCCTTTCTCCCAAATTTAATTATGTCAAATTGGAAGCACAATTTGTAGATAAAATCTCTCTTTGCAGGAGCCTTGTGAAGTACCTAAATATTCAAACTGTGAGCCTCAGTGGGTGAGGTTGCATGTGCAACACAAGTCCTATAAGTCAGCTAAAGCtcatcatataaaaaaaatttctaaattcaGTTGACAAAATCTACAATGTTGTTAAATATGTGACTCATAAGTTTCATCTGTTTATAgatgggtttattttatttcattttttttagcaaattagAAACATGGCAGATTGAATGCACAATTCTCCTCCTTTCATATGACAGTTAAGCTTTCTCAGAGGATATCTTTGCACAGAGAGATTAATCACGCAATTAGTCATTCAATGGTTAAGGTCTTATTCAGATTAAGCTGTTTATGTTACATAAGCTGCAACAAACTACGTTTAAGACTAAAGATTtccactgaaatagtttttttttaaaaactcgtTTAGAAGAACTACTATAGAACTTAAATAATTCTACAAAtagtgaggttttttttttttttttactgtctacattaaaattaattaagaaataGTGAATTTTTACAATTCCTTTGTGCCTTTTTACCAAGCTTCCAGTGTCCGGGTTGATAATGTAGGAGAAGTTGACGAATCTCTGGCTGGTTTTTGGATCTTGAGGAAGCTCCTCGTTGTTGTGGAACCAGCGGTACTGAGGGGCCGGGAAGCCCTCGTTCTCCAAACATCGCAGCTCCGTTGACGTTCCCACGGTGACAGACTCCGGCACGCTGCACCGCGGCACAACGGGTTTCACTGcacacaagcaaaaataaataaataaataaataaattccccTCAGTACAACGGCTTTGGACTTTTCTATTATCTTTCGCTTTTTAACCTCATCACATGGTGCAAATAAATGTGTCATGTGACAACTGAAGCCTGTAATCTGATAACAGAAGAAAAGTGATTTCACCAGAGAGGCACAGCTAAGAgggtttttgggtttttttgggcAGATGTCCAACCTGAGGTTTTAGAATATTTAAGGCCAACATacatcatttaaaatttatttaagaaacTTTAAGACCTTAATTTTAAATACCATTATCTAAgagtttttaacactttttatgGATGTATGGACACTGTGACTTACACTGTAAATAGCCTTCCTTCCTCAGTGTCTgaagtgaaaaatgttgctGTCACAGCGAATTGGTAGCACTCAGGGTGATTGACTTCTGTGACAGGATGTCACCGGTCAGAACCTTTTAAGCTAAAAACCGATGAATTCAAGCCACCTGCCGATTTCTAGATTTTTTATGTTCTCATTTTCATGTAGAAAATGAATTCAAACTCTAACAGGACGgacgtacagtacagaccaaaagtttggacacaactgtgtatccaaacttttggtctgtactcagttgaattcaatgagaaagtgtgtccaaacttttggtctgaactgtatATCTCCAAAATAATGATTAGGTGTGTTAATTGACTGAACTGATTTGAACCAGGAAGCTGATAAGGCTAACCATGTGTACGCAGGCTTTGCTTTGTGTATGCCAAAACAGCAAAGACTGCTGACTCTTCTTCTTTTAGTTGTCTCTGTGCATGTCGGAGTGTACTCAAGGGCTTATGTCTAAATATAAGGTTGAAATTGCCAGCCTGTGGTGCTGGGTCAAACTGTGCTACTGTTAAGGAATGCAAAGTTTCACAGTGACAATGATAAAACTGTTCAGAGAGCCTTAACATGGCAGCCAATGCGTTCCACATTGTTAGTATTTACttttgtaacattacaaattcaaaaagaGCTGAAATAAACTCCATAAGCTGCacttaacatttgtttatttctgtgtaaattaAGGCggatatgttgtaattttcctcTGATGATCATGTcggacacagaaaaaaacacgcTAAAGAAAGTAGGGCTGTAGCAATACACTAATCTCACCATACAATACGATACGTGATATTCTGCTCACGATGCCATGTATATCACAATATTCAGCAAACAATACGATTCGATACgattcaatacatttttaagattttctgaaagatttcagagggacagagtgattttgttgacattttgtgacTGTTCCATAGACTTGGATTAAATTAATTGAACTGATGGTGTAACACTGgtgtaatgttgtttttgttacacATTTGTTACAcgtttgctttatttaaatgttaattgtgtGGCTTTGTGTATTTGGTTATGCAGGAAAGGAaccttttttgtcttattcacTTACAGTATATTAGGTAATGTAATTTATCTATttcatttgattatttaattaattgtaaCTTGTTGTTTCAttacatgtcatttttaatgtatatgtGCAACTGgataaaaaatgtcatgtgtgatagctgtcatttaattcatgtggatTTGACATAGAACTCAAAGTAGGATTTAATGTATCGATACTTGCGGATAAAAAATCGATACTTTCTGAGGAaagaaatattgataaatattgtaaaattacACAGCCCTAAAAGAAACTATTGCAGAACTCTGTCCCAGTAGTCCATTAGCTCATCCTGCAAGCATCTCCCAAGGCAGTAAATGGTTGTCTAGCAATTTCATGTGAGTGCACATCATATTTTAGGGACAAAGGGACATTGATCTTCTAGTCAAATGTGGAAGTGCTTACTTGAAACAAGAGAAATTGATTCTTCAGCATAACTTTGCGGTACTTTgttcttaaaatatgtttaacatAGTGCATCTCAGTCACTGAGGAGTCAGTCAGAACCACTTTTTCTCCCCATACCTCGAACTGCAAGACTAATAAGAATCTCATCAAAGTCCCTCTGATCTTCGATGGCGGCCACTTCGCAGCGATACTCGGCGGTGTCGGCCCGAGAGGTGTTGAAGATCAGAATGTTGGCTGGCTCTCTGAGCTGGGCTCTGTTCTCCAGGTCCCCTTTTcagaagagagaagaaaacactTTACAGTTCCTCATTCAAACGCACAGTGCGACTTCACGCTTCAAAAACAGAGCTCTCCAAAGGGCCCATTCACTCGCGCAGAATTCCAAGGCGCCGCTTTGAAACGCTGCGGAGTTTCTCCCCTCAGAAACACGCACTCAGAGATGGTTCACCTGAGATCTTGTTCTGGAAGTACACGTAACTGGGAATGCCATTTTTGATCTTCTTCCACTCTATCCTGGGGTTGTTTGTTGAGATAGACTCTATTAAACAGGTCAGTTCAATGGCTgtggaaagaaagcaaaaacgCGTGAGAGGAAAGAGGGGAGGGGAAGAGTGAGAGACGGAGAGCCCGGGTCAGGGAAATGAAaggtgctttggataaaaaggTTAGATTTATTCTCCTGCAACTTACGCTCAAACTCATTTGCCCAAACAATCTTGTCTGTGGTTCGAAGGATTACCCCAAGCGATGATGGAATGTGGCCTGtggggacaaaaacaaaaataagtaaataaataaattaaataaacaacttaCTAAATGCTGAGTAACcatcagagcaaaaaaaaaaatgaagcattttcaTCAGGAGATAATCAGGCACGTTGCCTAATAACCAGCGGATTAGACAGATAAATCAGGAGAGCGTGCGAGCCTTGGGATCTGATTCAGTGTGAAAACGTCTCATTAATTACTTcctatttatatatttaagagGACTAATGCCTCAGGCTAAAACAGTTGAGTTCTACTACTTAATGAACACATGGACCACATAGGAGAAGGCTTTTGGAATCAACTTGTAGCAGAAATATTCCCAATCACATGTAATAAGGTAATTATTTGAACGTGGATTAACAGTGGTAAGTGAAAACTAAATAATCAATGATTATCACAaagcaaatacaaatgttttaacgGTTAGCCGGATTTTAAATGTCTCTGCTCAACTCCAGCTGAATCTTTGGTTCCATTGCAGGTTGTTTGGACAGATTCAGGAGAACGCAGCAACATAATAGTGTACTTCTCAAGCAAGTCTTGTTTTAAGAGGAGGCTACAGTCCAGCAGTTCAGCGCTGAAAACAAAGTGGGAGAGCTTtctttcagtttgatttatttataagcTGAGATGCACAGGGAAATTGGCTGGTAACTGGCAATATCCGATTTTTACCttaaatggctttttaaaaaattactttaaaagaaaCTATTGGTCAATCCTCCATATCTAATAATTACAACAACCTCATTCACTGAATTTTCAGTGTCAGTTTCAGTAATACTCTCCAAAACCTCACAAATGTCTGGAGGACAAAATGTCCATGACAAAAACCTAGATTTGAACAACAATGAGTCCCTCGTTAGTACGGAACTCCTACTTCCGActtcttttctaaaaatgatGTCTTTACTATACATTGGGACaaatttatatcattttaattGTAGATATCTAGTTTAGTGGAAGaactagacagaaaaaaatatttaaaacgtACCAGCATTCCCCAAGTATGGAGAGTGGAGAAGGACAAATTCTAATAgtaatttaagaaataattgtttaaatgtagaatttaaaagaaaatctgaaataaatattgaaatagtttattttgaaattgttattAATCATATGctctttaattaaatgtattaatttcattttatgagctatatataattatttcatGTTCCTACTGAAGCACATCATGGattgatttaaatcaaactcAGTGGATAGGATTGGGGCTGCTTCAAACGAAGTGTCAAGACAACGTCTTCCAAGTTAGCTATGACTTTGAAGTCCATACAGTGCAGAAATAACTTCAATAACATAATTCAGttgctgtaatttatttacTACAAACTCTGGGAGAGCAATTCTAGCTCTATTATGTCTGGTTTGGTCTGAAATATCTCTCATAAGTCCACAAGAGAGCGTTAGTCGGTATTAGCTAGTGGTCGGGGCTAACGTTGATCCTGTCTGAAGTCTGTGGCAGCTTCCTCCACGCAGGACCACAGTGAGCTCTTTTATGAACTTATAAGAGATATTTCAGACCAAACTAGACATATAGAGGCTAGAGTTCCTCACCCAGAGTTTGtagtaaataaattacaacaattTATTGAAGTTATTTCCACACGTTCAGTGAAATATTGACCTCCAGGTCATAGCTAACTTGGGCGAAGTTGTCTGGACTTGCTCTCTGAAGCGGCCAATCAGATGCCAGGGTTTCTGTAGAAGCTGTCCTAATCCCGCCCACTGAGTCTGATGATAGAGATGACAGTTTAAGTTAATGCTTAACACAGGAACATGAAATGACTTACTAAGTCATGAAATACCTGTATCTAgcattttcaattaaatcaatacatttaattgAGGCACATATAATTAATTCTATGTTAAACACATGATTTATATATtctgtattaaataattaagttatttatttattataatttggCACTCTCACACACAAATTCCTTCCAATATACTCAGATTATTGTTGGGGACTTGTACATAAATGTGGTAGTCTTgtatttccttcattttctatCACATTTACAATGAACGCAtgcaggacttttttttcttattttatgctttataaCCGTCAGAAATAAAAACGTTATTAAGTCAAAATCAGAAGTCAAGGAAAATTGGAAGCCAACTGAATCAGTGCTTACCAAAAGATtttcagcaaacattttcttgaGTAAAGTAAGTACGTGTTCGCTTTTGGACCATAATTAATCTGCCATCTAGATTTCCCTCTggtacaaacaaaacacatgatATGAGCTTAATTTTAGGTTCACTGATTGAATCAACTGCTCAGGGCAATTCGTGTTATTTCGTAAATGTCAGACCGTGAAAGGAAGTGGCATCATTCACAGGTTCTATTGAAAACGGACCAGAAACAAAccaccaaaaacataaaaaataaagccagtTTAATTGGTAAATAACTGAATTTGAGAGTAAGGGGAGGAGTACAACAAGacaataaattaagaaaatcttcAAATCGTTAATCGGCGTGTCTGTGTTTAGTCACTGGTACCCtgtatttaaccttttttttggCCTAAGCCACATCTAAATGCAGTAATTGCTTGGTAGACATGCAAATAATGGCTCCCACGCTGAGTAATGAAAGCCTTCATGCTCGCGGTAGGGGAAGAGCAACTGGGATTGCAAATGAGGGCAGGAATAAGACAATAATAATCAGCCGAGCAAATCCTGAATACGAGACGTGCCTGTTCGCCTGAGGCGCTGCGAATTCAGAGGTATTTATTCAGCACATCCTTGTTAGCAGATGAGTGACCCTGAGACGTTGCTGCACGGTACAACAAAAGAGGGGGGCGGGAGAGAGAGGATGGCTGTTGCTTAGTCAGAAAAACGAAGAAACGCGGGGTCCCGCCAAAGTATCCGGTCATGTAAACACAGCCGAGGACGCTGATGAGATTTGACTCCCGGGTCTCTGCTTCCGTCTCTGATGCTGACTTTCCCACTCTGTACATCAGGATCTATTTTTACTGCAGCTGTGACTGGACATCCTGTGAAACACGAGGAGACTCCGCTCAACAAACGCGTCCCCCGCGTATCCTTGTACAGTCTTTGAGGCGCGATTGTGCTGCTCCTTCTGCAGCCGCGGACGCTGTGGAGCAAAGACTAGACACAATTTAGGAGCAAAGACAAATCGCTTCTACCATGACCTCAAAATGGAAACCTACCAGGACGTGGTTGTCCAATTAAGCAAGGGGTCAGCCACTTTTACAAGccaaaaagtgacattttggtCTCGCTACTGCTGAATGAAATTTGCCCTGACCTGCAAAATCCGCATGGTCCTCGAGAAAAAAAGCAGGGTATATTAAATGAATGCAACATCCCATATGTTGCGATGTTTTTTTAGGATTATCGTGGCCTGAAATTACTGATTTTGCGGCACCTTTTTCAAAACGTTGTGGTCAATGttgcaaatttcttttaagtgttACTTTTGCCCTAACATGATCTTACAAAAAGTTGAAATTGCTGCACATAACCAACCCCCAaacagacagcattttaattgtTAATACTTGAAgtgcaaataatattttcatcttcttgaaataaaacctgtaatacaaataaaatcatgtcCTGAGGAGTtgtcaaagtgcaaaagaagaaaTCTATATGTGGAAACAGTTCAAGTTAGTATGAACTGTTTGCACGGTATAAGCAAATCTTACcgaacatctaaaaaaaatttaaaaaacaggcaAACGTAACCGTTTAGCATTTCATTTCTTCTTGCAGATTCAACTCTTAAGAGAAgttgtgaaac
It includes:
- the jam3 gene encoding junctional adhesion molecule C gives rise to the protein MKRCKMAMARLVACIVLYTSLGHIPSSLGVILRTTDKIVWANEFEPIELTCLIESISTNNPRIEWKKIKNGIPSYVYFQNKISGDLENRAQLREPANILIFNTSRADTAEYRCEVAAIEDQRDFDEILISLAVRVKPVVPRCSVPESVTVGTSTELRCLENEGFPAPQYRWFHNNEELPQDPKTSQRFVNFSYIINPDTGSLKFRRVRKEDAGEYYCQAKNDAGNAQCSPKVMDVCDVDVLGIFLQSCGGLMAVVTLIFVIYLMKRLCCYKSVYNGNNYNTPAQAPAIDYADADEGHFRHKSSFII